A window of Candidatus Eisenbacteria bacterium genomic DNA:
GGATGCTTCGACATCCCGCCCTTCGACGCGACCAGGATGATGTCGTCGCCGTCGGCGAGGTAGAGGAGGGGGAGGGTGTGCAGGTTCCCGGACTTGCGCCCCTTCACGGTCACGAGACACACCGGCGCGCCGCCCCTGAACTTGCCGCCGAGCCATCCGCCCGTCGCACGGTAGGCCCACGTGTTGGCGGCGGACATGATCTTGATGAAGACGGTCGCCCAGCGCTCCTCGGTCGGCGTCCACGGCCTCGGTGCTGCCTTCGCCATGGGCGTCTTCTGCCACAGCTCGTCGCCGTGCTCCACCGCCGCCGGCCGATTGACTTCATGGCGAAGACGGACGAGTCGAGGGCATGCGAAGAGCTTTGGCTTCCGTCGTCGTCCTCGCCGGCCTCGCCGGGCCGGCGGCAGCGGAGCAATGGTCCGGGCCGCCGGTGCTCGTCACGAGCGGCGAGGCGTCGATCCGGGCGGTGCCGAACCAAGCCATGGTGAACGTCGCCACCGAGGGGCGCGCGCAGAACGCGAAGGACGCGCAGCGCGCGGACGCCGAGGCGATGGCCGCCGTCCGCAAGGCGCTGAAAGAGGCCGGCGTCCCCGACACGAGCGTGCGGACGCTCGCCTACGACCTGCAGCAGGAGTTCGACTACGTGAGCGGCAAGCAGACGCCGCGTGGCTACCTCGCCCGGCACACGATCGAGATCCGCGTCGACGACGTCGACAAGCTGGGCGATCTCATCTCCAAGGTCGTCGGCGCCGGCGGCGCATCGGTCGCCGGCATCCGGTTCGACGTGAAGGAGCGCGACCAGCTCGAGCGCGACGCGCTCCGCAAGGCGGTCGAGGACGCGCGCAGCCGGGCCGACGCGGCCGCGGCGGGCGCCGGCACGAGCGTCACGGGGCTCATCCGCATCGAGGAGCTGCGCATGCCCGAGCCCCGTCCCATGGTGATGGCGCGCGCCATGGCGGCCGAGCAGTCCGCGGTCGCGACGCCGATCGCGGCGGGCGAGCTCGAGATCCGCGCCGCCGTCACGCTGACGTCGGCGCTCAAGTGAGGACCCCATGGACGTCTCCCTCCAGCTGATCTTCCAGAACTACGGCGGCGCGCTCCCCGACGCCGAGCACGTGGCGTGGGAGACGCGCATCGCGGAGCTCGCCGAGCCGCTCGGCTTCGACAAGGTGTTCGTCGTCGAGCACCACTTCACCGACTACGCCGCGTGTCCCGACAACGCGCAGTTCCTGTCGTACCTGGCGGCACGCACGAAGCGCATCGGGCTCGGGACGGGCGCCTTCATCCTGCCGTGGAACACGCCGCTGCGCGTGGCGGAGAAGATCACGCTCCTCGACCACCTCTCGGGCGGCCGTGCCGTGCTCGGGCTCGGCCGCGGCCTCGCGCGCCGCGAGTACGACGGGTTCGGCATCGCCATGAAGGAGTCGCGCGACCGCTTCGACGAGGCGGCGCGCATGGTCCTGGACGCGACCGATCGGGGTTGGATCGAAGGGGCGGGCCCGTACTATCCGCAGGCCCGCACCGACATCCGCCCGCGTCCGCTGCGCGGCTTTCGTGACCGTCTCTACGCGATCGGCATGTCGCCGGAGTCGGTGGAGCAGGCGGCGCGCCTCGGCGCGCGGCTCGCGATCTTCTCGCAGATGCCCTGGGAGATGTGGGCGGGCACGGCGCTCGCGAGCTACCGCACCGTGTATACCGACACGCACGGCGGGACGCCGCCGCCGCCGATGACCTGCGACCTCATGTACTGCGCGCCCGACGACGCCGAGGCCGAGGCGACCGCGCGCGTGCACATGGCCGAGTACTATCTGTCGGTGCTCGATCACTACGAGATCCTCAGCAAGAACTTCGAGGGCGTACGCGGCTACGAGATGTACGCGCAGGCGGCGGAGATCCTCTCGTCGATGGGCAAGGAGGACCAGGCACAGAGCTACCTCTACGTGCAGAGCTGGGGCTCGCCGAAGACGATCCTCCACAAGCTCCACCAGCGGCGCGAGGTGGTCGGCGACTTCGAGCTCTCGGTGATCGCTCGCTACGGCGCGCTGCCGCCCGAGAAGGTCGACGCGAGCCTGCGCCTGTTCGCTCGCGAGGTGCTGCCCGAGCTGCACCGCTGGTGACGCGCGATCAGCCGGCCTCCACGCCGCGGTAGAGGTCCGAGTCCTTGTAGCGTCCGATCGCAAAGCGCGTGAGGACGCCGATCACCGCGCAGACCGGAACCGAGAGCAGCACGCCGACGAAGCCGAAGAGCGCGCCACCCGCGAACACCCCGAAGATGACCCAGAGCGGATGGAGTCCGATCCGCTCGCCGACCAGGCGCGGCACCAGCACGTAGTCGCTCACGATCTGACCGGCGAAGAAGATCGCGAGCACGATCGCGACGCGCATCCAGTCCGGCCAGAACTGGTAGAGCGCGACGCCGACCGACGAGGTCAACCCCACGATGAAGCCGAGATACGGGACGAACGACACCGCGCCCGCCGTGAGGCCGATCACGAGACCGAAGTCGAGCCCGACGGCCGAGAGCGCGATGCCGTAGAAGAGCGCGAGAAGGCCGCACACGGTGGCCGAGCCGCGCGCGAATCCGGCCAGCACCGTGTCGATGGCGCGGATCTGCGCGCGGATGGTCGGCGCGGACGCGCGCGGCAGCCAGTCGTCGATCTCGGCGACGATCTTCGGCCAGTCGCGCAAGAGGTAGAAGGCGACGAGCGGCGTGATGGCGAGGAGCGAGAGCACGTTCACGAGCGCGAGCCCTCGCCCGACGAGATCGCCCGCTATGCCGGGCAAGCGGTCGGTGGCCTTGTCGATCACCTGGGAGAGCGGCCCCGTGAGGTCGCCCGCCGGCGTCGCCTGGACGTCGGCGAGGACGCGGGCGACGAGCGGCTGCAGCCGGTCGCGCAGCGCGCCGAGGAGCTCGGGCACGTGGCGTGCGAAGTCGACCGTCTGTCCGATGATGGCCGGCAGGACCGTGATCAGCGCGACCACTCCCCCGAGGAACGCGCCCACGATGAGGAGCCCCGACGCCGCCGTGCGCGAGAGCCCGAGGCGCGCGAGCCACTCGACGACCGGGTCCAGGAGGTAGCCGAGCGCCATGCCGAGCACGAACGGCAACAGGATGGGGGACAGGAGCCAGAGCAGGAACGCCAGCCCCCCGAGCACGCCGAGCCAGAAGACCGTCTCTCGCCGCAGCGCCATGGCCCCACGCCTCATAGAAGAAGCGAGGTCGGGCGTCACCTGCCCGGTCCGGGGTCGCTTGGCGGCAGGGCCGCCGACGGCCAGAACACCGCGCGCATACCGACGACGGTCCCGGTGGGCCGAGGAGAAAACGATCGCCGCACACCGTCGAACCTGCTACCGTGGTCTTCATCGTGCTGGAGCCGGATCGCAGCATCCATGCGCCGTCGAAGCCCCGCCTGCGCGGTGTCCTCCACCACTACGCGTTCTTCGTCTCACTGGTGACGGGCGCCGTGCTGCTCGCGTTCGCGCCCGATCGCCGCGCGCTCGTCGCGGCCGGTGTCTACGGCGTCAGTCTCTCGGCGCTTCTCGGCGTGAGCGCACTCTACCACCGTCCGACCTGGTCGGTCCCGGCTCGGCGATGGATGGGACGGCTCGACCACTCGATGATCAGCGTGCTGATCGCGGGGACGTACACGCCCTTCGGCATGCTCGCGATCTCGGGCACCTTCGCGGCCCTCCTGCTCGGCGTCATCTGGGGCGGGGCGCTCGCGAGCATCGTCCTGCACGTGGTGTGGATCGACCTTCCGAAGTGGCTGAGCGCAAGCCTCTACGTCGTGCTGGGATGGGTGGGCATCGCGGCCATGCCCGACCTGGTCGACCACGCGGGTTGGACGGTGACGGCGCTGCTCGCGTCCGGCGGCATCCTCTACTCCGTGGGCGCGCTCGTCTATGCGCTCCGGCGCCCCGATCCCGTGCCGGCGGTCTTCGGCTACCACGAGGTCTTCCACGCGCTCGTGCTCGCCGCGGCGACGGCGCACTACGCGGCCGTGGCGCTCACCGTGCTGCCGGCGGGCTGATCCGCTCGAGCACCTGCCGCCGATCACGCCGGCTGGACGGGCTCGCCTCGAACTTGAGGTCGGGCGCGGCGGCCTGCTTGCCGAGGATGCGAGCCAGGGTCGCGCGAACGGTCGGCTCGTCGTCGTCGAAGTCGCCGTGATGTCGCGCGGCGGATGCCACGGGACTTCCCGGCGGCGCGTCGTTCGGCGCCTTCACCCAGTCGACGTTCGGGTTCACTCCGCCGAACAGCTTCGCCAGCTTCGGATCGCGCTCGACCCAGTGCTCCATGCCGAGCAGCGGCTCTCCCTGCTTGGACGTGAGCGGAATCCGCGGCACCGCCTCGAAGGCGTGCGACACGAGGTAGAGGAGGGACTTGTGGTAGATGCCCGCGCAGTCGTCGTCCTGCTCTATCTGGTCGGTGAGCGTGAACAGCGCGAAGCGCCGCAGTCGGCCGGCGTTGATGACCGGCATGTAGCACTCCGCGAAGAGCTGGGTCGTACACGCCGGCGCCCAGAGCGTGCACGTCTCGATCGTCGCCCCGAGGCCCGTCTGTCCGGCGAGTGGTCCCCTGGCGATCTTGCCGGCGGTCGCGAGGAGCGCGACGAGCGGGGCGTGGAAGATGCTGCCGGCGCTGTGGCCGGCGACGTGGATCTGGACGCCCGAATCCTTCGCGAGGCGCGCGACGAGCGTCGCCACGAGCCGTGCCCCGCCGTCGTCTCCGGTCGTGGCCGCGAGCCCGTTGTCCTTCATCTCGTCCCACACGAGCTTGCCGGTGCCGAGCCGCGCGATCGGCTCCAGCATGTCGTCGAGGCGATCGAGCATGAAGTCCTTCGCGGCGTCGAGAACGCCCTCGGGGCGGCGCTTCACGACGGCGTCCTTCAGTGCGCCCGTGAGGCTCGACCAGTAGTCGGTGTGCCACACGAAGGCGAGCGGATAGATCTCGTTCTCGAGCAGCGTTTCGCGCACGTCGGCGATCCGCTGGAGCGCGCCCGACTCGCCGACGAGCCCACCGTGGGCGTAGAGCAGGATGCGCTTTTGCTTCCAGCCTTTGGTGATGCGGGGGAAATCGCTGCGGAGCGTCGCCTCGACCGCCTCGCGGTTCTTGCCGTAGGTTCCGTCTTCGCGCAGCAGGCCGTACTCGCCGATGCTGATCACGTGCGGGCGCAGGTCGTTCGACGTGTAGCTCGAGCCCTGCGCGGACATGACCGAGCGCGCGCTGGCCGCATCGACCGCCGCGAGCGTCACCGGCACCCCGAGCCGGGCCACCCAGACGTCGGTACCGTTGGCGAGCCAGTCGTCGTACGAGATGTGGCAGAAGCCCTGGTGACCCCAGTCGGCGCCCCACGAGTTCTGGATCCAGAAGCCCCGGCGATCGTACGCGACCAGCGCGAACGCGTGCCCGCCTTCGTCCTTCTGCTCGAACGGGATGTGGCCGTCCGGTCCGACCTTGTCCCAGCCCGAATGCACCGACGCCGTCGCGTACAGGATGCCGACCTCGCTGATCGCCGCGTGCATCGCGACGAGGTCCTTGTGGTTCACGCGGAAGTAGGCGCCGAGCGGCCGCTCGCGCGCGTCGACGGCGCGCTTGTCGGTGAGGACGTTGGCCTGCGCGGCGCGGCCTCCCGGCGCCCACAGGGCCGCGTTGCACACCCCGTGCTTGTGCCAGCCCTTCATCGCGCCGCGCGCGCTCGAGCCTTCGTAGCTCTCGCCCGGCCACTCGTCGTACCGCTTCGCCATGGCGTAGAGCATCGACGGGCTGACGGCCGTCACGTCCGGAACGACCCTCCGCGTTCGAAGGAGGTAATGGACCGTGGTCGCGAGCCCGTAGCCGGTGCACGCACCTTCGCGCCCCTGGTCCAGGATCGGCACCTTCGCGGCGCGGTAGCGCACCAGTGGAATCTCGACCGGCACCTCGACCAGCGTCGGCGTGTACATGAGGTCGCGGAAGTCGAGGGTGTCCGGACGGGCGTCGCGACGGTAGTCCTTCAGCGACTTGCGACGGGTCTTTCGGTTGGTGGGCATGTCCGCCTCCTAGCTCGATCGCGACGGGCGCACCATGGCCGCCATCGAATGGCGCATGGCGTCCGCGCTGTCGTGACACTCGGGCTCCCGCCCCGCACAATGACCGTAGCGCGCAGGGAGGGGGGCAGGACGCCCAATGAAAAACACGCGCGCCATCTTCGCCACCGTGCTCCTCGCAGGAGCGTCGGTCCTCGTGTCGCCGGCCGGAGCCAAGCTGCTCCCATGTCCCGGCGGCCGCTACCTCGTCCTCGGCCAGCCGATCATGGGCGACGCCGACGCGCCGGGGGTCGACACCGTCGACATCGCCGGCCGCATGGTCGGGATCGCCAGCGGCTGCAGCGCCGTGAAGGCCAAGGTGCGCGCGACGCGCAGCGGAACCAAGATCGTCGCGCGCTGGCCCTCCTGCCAGGGCATGGCCGGGAAGGCGATGCTGAAGGGCACGATCGTCGAGCAGTGCCGGACCCTCAGCGCCGCCTTCAGCGTGCGCGCGATGGGCATGACGAAGCCGTTCATCGCCGCGCTCAGCATGTGCGGCGACGGCGTGTGGGACCCCGACGGCGGCGAGGAGTGCGACGGCGCGCTCGGCCCGTGCGGCGGCCTGTGCAACGCCTGTCGGTGCAGCGGGGGCGTCACGACGACCACGATCACCGACGTCACGACGACGACCGGCGCGACCACCACGACCGGCGCCACGACGACCACGACCACGGGCGGCACCACGACGACTGCTGGCGGCACGACCACGACCGTCGCGACGACGACCAGCGTGACGACCACCTCGTCGGCCGGCTCGACGAGCACGACGGTGACCACGACGACCCATGCGACGACGTCGACCACGGTCACGACCAGCACGACCGTCACCACCACGACGACGCCCGGCGGAACGACCTCGACGTCGACGAGCACCATGCCCGTCTTCACCACGACCACCACGTCGACGACGCTCATCGCCCCCGACCTCCTGCCGATCATGTTCTCGTGTCCTTTCCAGATGCCCGCGGGGTCGGCGGTGTTCATGGACTACACCGTGAAGAACCAGGGCCAGGCCACCGCGGTCGCTCCCTGGTTCGACTACATCCTCATCTCGACCGATCAGACGCTCGGCGGCGACACTGCGATCGGCGTCTACCAGCGCGCGAGCAACCTGGCCGCGGGCGGCAGCTACAGCGGCATGCCGACGGTGACGATGCCGAACGTGCCGCCGGGAACCTACTACATCTTCTTCCAGACCGACGGCGCGAACGCCGTCGCCGAGGGCGCCAACGAGGCGAACAACGTCGGCGGCGCCGTCCAGATCACGATCACGGCGCCCGACCTCACGCCCACCGCGTTCAGCGCCCCGGCGTCGGGCACGGCGGGGTCGCAGATCTCGGTCTCGTACACGGTGAAGAACCAGGGGACGGCGTCCGGCGCGGCGCCCTGGTCGGACCAGGTGTTCCTGTCGACCGACATGACCTTCGGCGGCGACACGCTCATCGGGTCGTTCTCGCGCGCCGTCGGCGTGGTGGCCAACGGCACCTACACCGACACGCAGAACGCGACGCTGCCGGTCGTCTCGCCGGGCACCTACTACCTCTTCTTCGTCGCCGACGGCATGAACCAGATGTACGAGGGCGGCCAGGAGGCCAACAACGTCCGCGGCCCCCTGACGATCACGGTCAACTGACCCGGCTTGCTCCGCTGCGCGGAGCCAGCATAAGGTCCCACCGGGCACGAGATCCGACGCTGCCCGTGGAGGCCGTCCTGCGATGCACGATGAGGTGCCTGGCCGTCAGGAGAACGGAATCGCCGGCGACGTCGCGTCGCCAGCGGACGTCGAGTCGTCGTCCGATCTGGTGGCCACGAGGCTCCTCGTGGCGCTCCGGTCGCGGGCCGGGCACATCCTCGTAACCGGCGAGGATGCGAAGTCGGCCGCGGCGCTCTTCACGGAGGTCGAGCGGCAGGTTCCCGTGTACTGCAGCGTGCGCGTCAACGGGCGGTCGCTGGATCCCGACGCCGTCGTCCTCGCGCTCTGGAAGTCGCGCGAGAGCGTCGATCCGTCGCTCAAGCGGCATCAGATGGTGCAGGTGCTCGTCGAAGACGCGCGCCTCGTCAAGCTGCCGATCTTCGTCGTCGTCATCGACGCCGACGCAGCGGACGCAGGACAGCTCGATGCCCTGCGCCGCGCGCTCGAGGGCGCGCCCGATGCGAACGAGGTCGTGCGCGTGATCCTGCTCGGCGGCCCCCGCGTGAGCGAGGTCCTGGCGCGCCCCGAGTCGCGCGCGCTCGCGACCCGCATCGTCGCGAGCGTGCACGTTCCGCCGGCCAGCGCCCGATCGGCTCCGGTTGCCGCGATCACGAACGTGTCCCCGCCGGTCGCGCAACCCGAGACCTCCCGCTTCCCGCTCGTGGCGGTCCTGGGTGCCACGGCGTTGCTGGCGGCCTGGCTCTTCCTGCGAACGGCCCCGGAGCGTTCCGTCGAGACTGCCCCGGTCGCCGACACGACGGTGGTGCAAGCTCCCCCGGCGCCCGAGCAGCCGCTCGCGGCCGCGCCGCCGGTGGTGCCCGAGGCGATCGCGCCTCCGCCGGCCGTCGCGCCCGCAGCGCCCGCGCCATCGGCAGCCGCCGCGCCAACGACCGCGACGCCACCGCCCGTCGCACCGGCAGCCGCACCTCCGAGCGAGGTCGCCACCGCTCCGAGCGCGCCCAAGTCGCGCGCTCTGCAGGTGGGCGCCTTCCTCTCCATCGAGCGCGCCGAGGCCCTGCGGGCGAAGCTGGCGCAGAAGTACAAGGACGTCTACGTCGCGCCCGTCGATCGGGACGGCAAGACCTTCTATCGTGTGAGGGTCGGAGGCCTCACGAGCGACGCCGACCTCGCGGCCGCCACGACGGCGCTGCGGGAGGCCGGCCTGACGCCCATCCGCGTCCCCAACCGAGCTACCTCGGACTGAGGACTAGCGGCCGCGCACTTGCGCGGATTTTCGTGCAAAAAATGTTTTACGGCCGGCGAGGGTTTGCGGTAGACCACCCCGGTGATGAAACGCTCGCCCGTAGTCCTTCTCTTCGCCGTCGCGCTCCTCGGGAGTACCCCCCAGCCGGTCCGGGCCGCCCTGCGGGCTCAGGCCGGCATCGGATTCGTCGCGGTCCTCGACACCACGCCCGGAACCGAGGTCGTGCTCCAGGACCGTCGCGGGCTCGAGGTGGGTCGTGGCACGACCGATGCCTTCGGCAGCTTCATCTTCCGCGAGCTCGCCCAGGGCGAGCAGTACACCGTCCGGGCCGGCGGCAGCTCGACCACCGCGAAGGTGCTCTCGTTCGACGACACGCCCGATCCGTCGCTCTACACCAGCCAGAGCCTCGGCGCGGGCCTGCAGTACATCCGGATGCGCGACGGGACGTTGCTCTCCGCCATGGTCCGCGCGCCGGCCGGTATGACGCTCGCCGATGGGCCGTTTCCCACCGTGGTCGAGTACTCGGGCTACGCGGTCGCCGACCCCGACGACGCCCACATGCAGGCGTCGTCGCTGATCGCGAGCGTGCTCGGCTTCGCGACCGTCGGCGTCAACATGCGCGGCTCGGGATGCTCGGGCGGCGTCATCGATCTCTTCGACCTTCCGACGACGGCCGACGGCTACGACGTCATCGAGGCCGTGGCGGCGCAGCCGTGGGTGCAGGGCGGCAAGGTCGGCATGATCGGCATCTCGTTTCCGGGCATCAGCCAGCTCTTCGTGGGCGGCGCACGCCCGCCGCACCTGGCGGCCCTCGCGCCGCTCTCGACCATCGCCGACATCTATCGGGCGCCGGGCTTCCCCGGTGGCATCTTCAACAACGGCTTCGCCGAGACCTGGCTCCGCGAGCGCAAGGACGACGCGGCACCCGCGCCGGCGGGCGGGCAGTCGTGGGCCATCAAGCGCGTCAACGACGGCGACCAGACGTGCCTCGCGAACCAGCGCCTGCGCCTCCAGACGCAGGACCCGGTCGAGGTGACGCGTGCGAACTCGTACTTCACGCCGTCGCTCATGGTGAACCGGTCGCCGATCAACTGGGTGGCGAAGATCGACGTGCCGATGTTCTACTCGAGCGCCTTCCAGGACGAGCAGACGGGCGGCGACTTCGCGTCGATGCTGTATCGCTTTCCCAAGCGGCCCGACGTGAAGATCACGGTGACGAACGGCGTGCACTCGAGCACGCTCGATCCCGAGACGCTGTGGAACTGGAACGCGTTCCTCGACATCTACGTCGCGAACCGCGTGCCCGACCCGTTCGTGCTCGGGCTGATCGCGCCGATCGTCTACCACGAGATCCTCGGCGCCGGGACGCCGACGCCGCCGCTGCCGGCCGTGAACCGCTTCGCCGGCATCACGAGCGTCGACGAGGCGCGGCAGCTCTTCGAAGCCGATCCGTACGTCCGCGTGATGATGGAGAACGGCGCGGGCTCGCCCATCGCGGGGCTGCCGGCGTCGACGTTCGAGCTCGGCTTCGACAAGTGGCCTCCGCGCCAGGTGCGCGCGACGACCTGGTACTTCGGACCGAACGGCACGCTCGGGCGCACGCGGCCGCGCGGCGGGGACGCCGGCGTCGACGTCTACTACCCCGATCCCGACGTGCGGCCTGCGCAGACGATCCCGGGGCAGGGACAGTCGGAGTCGTGGGAGATCATTCCGCCGTACGACTGGCGCCCGCTGGTCGATCGCACCGCGGTCGCCTACGCGACGGCGCCGCTCACGGACGACACGACGATCGTCGGTCCGGGGAGCGTCGATCTGTGGCTGCAGTCGACCGATGCGGACACCGACCTGCAGGTGACGCTGAGCGAGATCCGTCCCGACGGGCTCGAGACCTACGTGCAGAACGGCTGGCTCCGGGCGAGCCACCGCAAGCTCGGCCGCTCGTCGAAGCTCGAGCCGCGACCGACGCACCTCGAGAAGGACGCGAAGCCGCTCCCGCCGCACGAGTTCGTGAAGACGCGCGTCGGCCTGTTCGCGTCCTCGCACGTGTTCCGCAAGGGCTCGCGGATCCGCATCAGCATCGAGGCGCCGGGCGGCGATCGGACGCGCTGGCGCTTCGACACACCGGCCACCGGCGGCCACGTTCGCAACGAGATCTCGCGCATCGGTGCGCGGGCGTCGCGTCTCGTCCTTCCGGTGGTTCCCGGAGTGGAGGTCCCCCAGACACTCCCGCCCTGCCCGGGGCTGCGCGGACAGCCGTGCCGGACGTACGTGCCGGCGTGGAACGGGGGCTAGGACGCGAAGCGCGCGCCCCGGAAGTTGCCGCAGAGGCGGACGGCGCCGGAGTTCACCAGCTCGACGACGATGCTGATCGTCTCGGCCTCGCTCCCGGTGTGTCGTCCGACGGTGGTCACCAGCTCCAGCAGGGTCACGGCGTTCGACATGCTGCCTCCTTGCCCTCCCTACGCGCGAGGCCGGGGGCCGGATGCGGGGCGGGATTTCCGCTTGAAACGGTTCCCCGGCGCTGTCAGGACCCGCGCATGGCGACGACCGAGGCGATCCCGCCGGGATTCGACCTGGACGGCCACGTCCGGCGGATCGAGGAAGAGGGCTTCACGATCATT
This region includes:
- a CDS encoding CocE/NonD family hydrolase; amino-acid sequence: MKRSPVVLLFAVALLGSTPQPVRAALRAQAGIGFVAVLDTTPGTEVVLQDRRGLEVGRGTTDAFGSFIFRELAQGEQYTVRAGGSSTTAKVLSFDDTPDPSLYTSQSLGAGLQYIRMRDGTLLSAMVRAPAGMTLADGPFPTVVEYSGYAVADPDDAHMQASSLIASVLGFATVGVNMRGSGCSGGVIDLFDLPTTADGYDVIEAVAAQPWVQGGKVGMIGISFPGISQLFVGGARPPHLAALAPLSTIADIYRAPGFPGGIFNNGFAETWLRERKDDAAPAPAGGQSWAIKRVNDGDQTCLANQRLRLQTQDPVEVTRANSYFTPSLMVNRSPINWVAKIDVPMFYSSAFQDEQTGGDFASMLYRFPKRPDVKITVTNGVHSSTLDPETLWNWNAFLDIYVANRVPDPFVLGLIAPIVYHEILGAGTPTPPLPAVNRFAGITSVDEARQLFEADPYVRVMMENGAGSPIAGLPASTFELGFDKWPPRQVRATTWYFGPNGTLGRTRPRGGDAGVDVYYPDPDVRPAQTIPGQGQSESWEIIPPYDWRPLVDRTAVAYATAPLTDDTTIVGPGSVDLWLQSTDADTDLQVTLSEIRPDGLETYVQNGWLRASHRKLGRSSKLEPRPTHLEKDAKPLPPHEFVKTRVGLFASSHVFRKGSRIRISIEAPGGDRTRWRFDTPATGGHVRNEISRIGARASRLVLPVVPGVEVPQTLPPCPGLRGQPCRTYVPAWNGG